One region of Strigops habroptila isolate Jane chromosome 11, bStrHab1.2.pri, whole genome shotgun sequence genomic DNA includes:
- the KNTC1 gene encoding kinetochore-associated protein 1 isoform X7, whose protein sequence is MTERPGRRSPSTSLHNGFNLPQPPRPQRSRTEAPRPALPSRRPDVIMWNDIELLANDDTGSERLPVGLGHECGTALYQVDTLLQITSSEKVSVNPQLCAFNSRDGTIIVVDRSVALLDSTGQSLLMHVQFDTNVDVVGMCQEKQFLVVGERSGNFHLIHIPSKQTLLTKILVEKSSSEKTYLNLFIEKDNAEPGVYHMFILTSNGFFCIMCLPLAKTQEALDKVDMITAKKLQGQIKTAFISTEEYHSLGCQNFVMSNSVNKIHLIVGGRGDYVLSKWEVDTTNNSVSVRSFGDSSLIKDAAKLQVLDNQLFVLDTENILSMWDVYSLTLIWNWPLIHIEEFLLSTESDSSPVIWQGLANVKLIVMTTPDNKQMRSLMVFALPTMQQLYSLEVSVVSSLVQSGIGTDTIYFLEGIYEKHQIPSEGPISIVVMRSLTEALPENRLSRLLHKHKFTEAETFALQFGLDVELVYKVKANTILEKLASASVGSYGPEVWLDLVNEAKENLQKIQDSQFVVDYCINAPWPLYETTQEMLNYAKVRILKNDDRTFAPSSDGAPVSITEVLRAQARLTTFYGAFGLEKFSGIAWTEFLNSEDIFKNILSQLEEGNLSCAQYLWLRHQADFESSFNEKMLENLINAIHFTVPLKELCLWLKNVVIPFLRRVVPKGQKILAKWLEQGARNLELTDKANWPENGLQMAEVFFTSKNQGEMGLTVSGQWTLLRCVDCEEVRRLKKLVNDLQELINLYRKYNCRLALCDFEKENATTIVFRMFDKISAPELVPSILEKFIKPYLCEHNLQKDELLLQYIKDLLERCRTRSTSVFETAWEAKAIAVIGCISDTDLKFDAVLQIMHGAMVPWSAAVEQLVKQHLEMNHIKVKLLQESYRLMEMKKLLRAYGIRDTNLLKDKQMIMRLAKYILKQDTPTSLEDALKIVAAYMLPTVEVYVLRMIDLIDKERGEESLTLLKSLTLAESEKVAERLTLWGTLVLQNKAENSEEQKTQMFMTKTLVEVLKFLFSIQKDNPLKKDECEANLKMFETLATLQEDFDIFLSVEEFRNPSLMSKLLENHIKAHETVRSLSKSRKAQTVNCSSEDGKSKNRSTESRLYKLALLLQRSEQELGEKLALRALDAGKVEDAVKICREFYENHCNEETGKLLFSACQRLCHMLGADVPMITPNDMNLPAVIYEMACQAATICSPDLLLDSLELCKYTLAAKEIYRQCQIENYGFTAKTTSFGGDKDPYEEWTYDDFFKEDGIVLDPQIALPVAYETISSLLPVCENKLYPLDSISLANCAFIKGQNLLLPARTPICAVLQNLMECSQCELALRLIVCSFGSCLQHGVSNNMDLALSEKLHDGNTLAETNRFVIAMKQNSTSVIMSTILALLHKVFNCRLIDQDLALGYCTVLPKEDMFNKLWDVINNTWQNYRKILAVALVGAQLANQSDEAEEKKKFQELVTDAEWGIQLGKLGISFETVFRQPAIRKKELIRTLVQNPKADTDLILNYCSTFKLDSDAALQLCIETLLLQNANTNHVEDDSAECRKKQSHSILLARALEIIPLLKSREELVISLSGMLYKLDPYDYETIEIVLKVIQNADEKNTSIQLNQALSLLKHLKSYKRISSPVDLEHQYVLEHMIPLSPAAQTRLPFHLIFFRTAQCFWNIISAELSEESFPTLLLISKLMKVSLDTLHMSAARHVFEKKLKPKIFEMRNTGYTSIVSKETTKTVQTIQSYLLSIINPEWAVAIAHKIAQEFPTGPDHIQALKFCLHLTEKWLKNTTAKSYLSTSVAPNGLQFKTAFCSYNIRHICKCLNSYFSLLLLFLPLTKVKCCLLNCTEFNIRPLYLCVR, encoded by the exons ATGACCGAGCGCCCGGGACGCCGCTCCCCCTCAACAAGCCTTCACAACGGGTTCAACCTCCCTCAGCCACCGCGGCCGCAGCGCTCGCGAACCGAGGCACCGCGCCCCGCCCTCCCATCCAGGCGCCCGGAT GTAATAATGTGGAATGATATTGAACTTCTTGCAAATGATGACACGGGGAGTGAGCGGCTCCCTGTTGGTTTAGGACATGAATGTGGAACTGCATTGTACCAAGTGGATACGTTGCTTCAAATCACATCTTCAGAAAAG GTCTCTGTAAATCCACAGTTGTGTGCGTTCAACTCGAGGGATGGCACGATTATTGTGGTTGACAGATCAGTGGCACTTCTTGACAGTACAGGGCAGTCCCTTCTGATGCATGTTCAGTTTG ATACTAATGTGGATGTGGTTGGCATGTgtcaagaaaaacaatttcttgtGGTCGGTGAGAGAAGTGGCAATTTCCACCTTATTCACATACCCTCAAAACAAACCTTACTAACTAAG ATTTTGGTTGAAAAATCTTCAAGTGAAAAGACTTACTTAAATCTCTTTATTGAAAAAGATAATGCAGAGCCAG gTGTTTATCACATGTTCATTCTCACAAGCAATGGATTCTTCTGCATTATGTGTCTCCCACTTGCTAAAACACAGGAAG CACTTGACAAGGTGGATATGATTACGgcaaagaaa TTACAAGGACAGATAAAGACAGCTTTCATTTCCACAGAAGAGTATCACAGCCTTGGCTGTCAGAATTTTGTGATGAGTAACTCAGTGAACAAAATCCATCTGATAGTTGGG GGTAGAGGCGATTATGTACTCTCCAAATGGGAGGTAGACACTACCAATAACTCGGTGTCTGTTCGAAGTTTTGGTGATTCAAGTCTGATCAAAG ATGCAGCAAAACTTCAAGTTCTTGACAATCAGCTGTTTGTTTTGGATACAGAG AACATTTTAAGCATGTGGGATGTTTATTCTCTTACTCTAATTTGGAATTGGCCTTTAATACATattgaagaatttcttctaaGCACAGAGTCAGATTCTTCTCCAGTCATATG GCAAGGGCTTGCCAATGTTAAACTGATAGTCATGACAACACCAGATAACAAACAG atgaGAAGTCTGATGGTTTTTGCATTGCCCACTATGCAACAGCTCTATTCTTTGGAAGTATCTGTCGTTTCTTCACTTGTTCAAAGTGGGATTGGCACA GATACAATATACTTCTTGGAAGGAATTTATGAAAAACATCAGAT ACCTTCTGAAGGCCCAATTTCTATTGTTGTGATGAGAAGTTTAACTGAAGCCTTGCCAGAAAATAG GCTCAGTCGCTTACTTCATAAGCACAAATTCACCGAAGCAGAGACTTTCGCTCTTCAGTTTGGACTAGATGTTGAG cttgtatataaagtgaaagcaaacactATTTTAGAGAAACTGGCTTCAGCCTCTGTTGGGAGTTATGGTCCTGAGGTCTGGCTGGATCTTGTGAATGAAGCcaaagaaaacctgcaaaaaatTCAG GATAGCCAGTTTGTTGTGGATTACTGCATAAATGCTCCATGGCCACTGTATGAAACCACTCAAGAAATGTTGAACTACGCTAAAGTCAGA ATCTTGAAGAATGATGATAGAACCTTTGCTCCATCATCTGATGGGGCTCCAGTATCCATAACTGAG GTATTGAGAGCTCAGGCAAGGCTTACAACTTTCTATGGAGCTTTTGGACTAGAGAAATtcag TGGCATTGCTTGGACAGAATTCTTGAATAGCGAAGACATTTTCAAGAATATCCTTTCTCAGCTAGAAGAAGGAAATTTATCCTGTGCACAGTACCTCTGGCTTAGGCACCAG gcagattttgaaagcagctttaaTGAGAAAATGCTGGAGAACTTGATTAATGCCATCCATTTCACTGTTCCTTTGAAGGAACTATGTTTGTGGCTTAAAAATGTTGTGATCCCTTTCTTAAGAAGAGTAGTGCCAAAGGGACAG aaaatactagCAAAATGGCTGGAACAAGGTGCTCGAAACCTTGAATTAACGGATAAG GCAAATTGGCCAGAAAATGGACTCCAAATGGcagaggttttttttacaagtaaaaATCAAGGTGAAATGGGACTGACAGTTTCTGGCCAGTGGACTCTTTTG AGATGTGTTGATTGTGAAGAGGTACGTAGGTTAAAGAAGCTGGTAAATGATTTACAAGAGCTAATAAATCTGTACAGAAAATACAACTGCAGGCTGGCACTCTGTGATTTTGAAAAG GAAAATGCAACTACTATTGTGTTTCGCATGTTTGATAAAATTTCGGCACCAGAGCTTGTCCCATCCATTTTGGAGAAGTTTATAAAACCCTACCTGTGTGAACATAATCTACAAAAGGATGAACTACTTCTCCAGTATATAAAG GATTTGCTAGAACGCTGTCGTACACGATCTACTTCCGTATTTGAAACTGCATGGGAGGCAAAGGCAATAGCTGTCATTGGCTGTATCTCTGACACAGAT CTGAAATTTGATGCAGTTCTACAGATAATGCATGGTGCTATGGTACCGTGGAGTGCAGCAGTGGAACAGCTTGTGAAACAGCATCTGGAAATGAACCACATCAA AGTAAAGTTACTGCAGGAAAGTTACCGACTGATGGAGATGAAGAAGCTTTTGCGAGCCTATGGGATAAGAGATACTAATCTTTTAAAGGACAAGCAGATGATAATG agACTAGCAAAATACATTCTTAAACAAGATACCCCTACTTCTTTGGAGGATGCTTTGAAAATTGTAGCAGCATATATGTTGCCCACTGTGGAAGTCTACGTTCTGAGGATGATAGACCTGATTGACAAAGAAAGG ggAGAGGAATCTCTGACTTTGTTGAAATCTCTGACTCTTGCTGAATCTGAGAAAGTTGCAGAGAGATTGACCCTATGGGGAACACTGGTATTACAGAATAAAGCAGAGAATTCTGAAGAG CAAAAAACACAAATGTTTATGACTAAGACACTTGTGGAAGTCCTTAAATTCCTGTTCAGCATTCAAAAAG ACAATCCTCTGAAGAAAGACGAATGTGAAGCAAACctaaaaatgtttgaaacaCTTGCTACCCTGCAG GAAGATTTTGATATCTTTCTTTCAGTTGAAGAATTTAGGAATCCTTCACTGATGTCTAAGCTTCTTGAGAATCACATCAAAGCTCATGAGACTGTCAGATCTCTGTCAAAGTCTAGAAAAGCACAAACAGTGAACTGTAGTTCAGAAGATGGTAAAAGCAAGAACCGCTCTACTGAATCAAGGCTGTATAAactggctctgctcctgcagaggtCAGAGCAAGAACTGGGAGAAAAATTGGCTTTGAGAGCACTGGATGCTGGAAAAGTTGAAGATGCTGTAAAAATATGCAG gGAGTTCTATGAAAATCACTGTAATGAAGAAACAgggaagctgctgttttcagcgTGTCAAAGGCTTTGTCATATGTTAGGAGCTGATGTCCCAATGATTACTCCTAATGATATGAATCTTCCAGCAGTGATCTATGAGATGGCTTGCCAAGCAGCTACGATATGTAGTCCAG ATTTACTACTAGATTCTCTGGAACTATGTAAATATACTTTGGCTGCCAAGGAAATTTACAGACAGTGCCAAATAGAAAACTATGGATTTACAGCAAAG ACAACATCTTTTGGAGGAGATAAAGATCCTTATGAAGAGTGGACTTACGATGACTTCTTTAAAGAAGATGGAATAGTTCTTGATCCACAGATAGCTCTTCCAGTTGCATATGaaactatttcttctcttctgcctgtttGTG aGAACAAGCTGTATCCTCTGGACTCCATAAGCCTGGCCAACTGCGCATTTATTAAAG GACAGAAccttctgctgcctgccagaACTCCCATCTGCGCAGTGCTGCAGAACCTCATGGAGTGCAGTCAGTGTGAGCTGGCTCTGCGGCTGATCGTGTGTTCCTTTGGCTCCTGCCTTCAGCATGGTGTATCAAATAACATGGATCTGGCCCTGAGTGAAAAG CTCCATGATGGCAATACACTGGCTGAAACCAATCGCTTTGTCATTGCTATGAAACAGAACAGTACTTCAGTAATTATGAGCACTATCCTGGCCTTACTACACAAG GTGTTCAACTGTCGTCTCATAGATCAGGACCTGGCACTGGGATATTGCACAGTTTTGCCCAAGGAAGATATGTTCAATAAGCTGTGGGATGTCATAAACAACACATGgcaaaattacagaaaaatcttG GCAGTGGCTCTGGTTGGAGCACAGCTTGCTAACCAATCTgatgaagctgaagaaaaaaagaagttccaAGAACTGGTTACTGATGCAGAGTGGGGTATCCAACTTGGTAAACTTGGT ATTTCTTTTGAGACTGTATTTAGACAACcagctataaggaagaaggaGCTCATAAGAACACTGGTACAAAATCCAAAAGCAGACACAGATCTCATATTGAATTACTGCAG TACTTTCAAGCTGGACAGTGATGCCGCACTGCAGCTTTGCATTGAGACGCTTCTTCTCCAGAATGCTAATACAAATCATGTCGAAGATGACTCTGCAGAATGCAGGAAGAAGCAATCTCATTCCATCTTACTAGCTAGAGCACTGGAAATAATtcctctgctgaaaagcagggaagagcTGGTCATCAGCCTCAGTGGAATGTTGTACAAG CTTGATCCTTATGACTATGAAACTATTGAAATTGTCCTGAAAGTGATACAAAATGCTGATGAAAAGAACACCAGTATCCAGCTGAATCAG GCTTTGAGCCTCCTCAAACATCTGAAATCTTATAAAAGAATTTCCTCACCTGTAGACCTAGAACACCAGTATGTTTTGGAGCACATGATTCCCTTATCTCCAGCTGCTCAAACCAGACTGCCCTTTCATCTGATATTCTTTAGAACTGCACAATGCTTCTGGAACATTATAT ctgcagagctcagtgagGAATCCTTCCCAACACTTCTGCTGATTTCCAAACTAATGAAG GTTTCACTGGATACCTTACACATGTCTGCAGCTCGACATGTCTTTGAGAAGAAACTGaaaccaaaaatatttgaaatgagAAACACTGGATATACATCCATTGTTAGCAAGGAAACAACTAAAACCGTGCAGACCATCCAGTCATATCTGCTGTCTATAATTAACCCAGAGTGGGCTGTAGCTATTGCTCACAAGATTGCTCAAGAATTTCCAACAG gtCCTGACCATATTCAAGCATTGAAATTCTGTCTCCATCTAACTGAGAAATGGCTAAAGAACACTACAGCTAAG AGTTATCTATCTACTTCAGTCGCGCCCAATGGATTACAGTTCAAGACTGCTTTTTGCAGTTACAACATCCGCCACATCTGTAAGTGCCTAAATTCTTATTTTAGCttgctacttctttttttacctcttACTAAGGTCAAGTGTTGTCTGCTTAACTGCACAGAGTTCAACATAAGGCCTCTGTATCTGTGTGTTAGATAG